AACTAACGCAAATAGCGAAACGGAAGGATTAAATATATTAATCAAATAACCTTTCAAATATCCCATCATAATTACCTATCAAAATCATAAGCATCGATAAATGAATTGGGAGTTCTATTAAGAATAGTTACTCCTCTATAATTTGCATATTCCCTTAACATATCATGTGAATTCATCATCAAATAAATCCACTTCAACCATTTTTTATAACTACCTTTAGTCATATATCTTATGTTTTCACTTTTATAAAAATGCCCATCATTCAAATATATACGATGAGTACATTCATCAACATCAAAATTTTTCATCCACGAATGCTCTGCTCCATATAAATATAGTTTTTTAAATCCTGCATTAATCGCACAAAAGATGGCTGCATTAAGAACATTTTGAGGTAATGGCATACCTAAGGATTTTTTATAAATACAATGTGATATAGTTTTAAAACCAGAAACCGGGGTCTGATTATATTTAATGATTGTAACGCATCTATTATCTTTGATTTTTTCCATCCAATCATTGGAAACATCATGGGGAACAAATAATTTCATCTCCCATGAAATTCCAGCAATAGCTTCAATTAATTTAGTTCTTTGCTCTAATTGATTAGATGATTTTCGTGAAAGATTTGGATCCAAAATAATATAATAATTCGGCTTTAATATAAAAAACATATCTGTCAATGCGAAATAATTTACAACAAGTAAATTCAATCCTTCAAAGTTAGATTGGTAAATTGCAGTCTTTAATGAAGGACCATTACACAAAATATGAATAGTAGTATCAGGATATAATGTTTTTTGAATATTCCTAAAACTTCTATTCGCTCTAAAAGAACTAAATAATAAAACTGATAACATAGAGACACACATCTCTAACAGCGCACCAACAAAGACATAAATTTTCTTACAAACATTTTTCATATTACAACTGAAAATAATTTTGTCGTTCGTATTCAACGACAGGATCAAATATAGAATGATACGGATAATATTGATCAATATATCTCATTGAAGAACCTGCATAAGGAGTAAGATAGTCTCTTAAAAAAAAGTAAAGGATCACACAAATAAAAAGAACAGACATATATTTAGAACAACTTTTTAGCCTAGGCATTTCAAATTCTTTAATAAACGTAGCAAGTATTACCATGTAACTGATATCAAAATATATCCTAAATCGCCAAATTATTGGAAAAATTCCCGTTAAAATATTTATAGCTAAATATGCCCCTCCCATATAGATTAACGGCATATTTTTTGTTTTGAAAAGAACATATATCAACACAATAAGTATACACAACCGTCGCAAAGAAAATATTGCAAACTCTTCTCTTATTCCCAAATCTTCACTTTGCATATATCCCAAACCAATAGAAGATATATTTGAATCAACAGATTCAGATTTAAAAAAGTCAAGAAACAGCATGGTTATATCCACAGTATATATAAAATATATAAATATAATGGCTATACATAAAGTTAACCAAAGCGTCGTTTTTTTATATTTCACAAAATTAAATAGTATTGCCAGTAATATTAAAAATGCAGAATTATGAAACATAAATGCAGCAAACACACATAATAAATACTTAGCTATTTGTTTATCCTTCAAATAAGAATAGCTATATAAGGCAAAACCCAAAGCAAAAGATTGACGTAATAAATTAAAATTTAATACTAAATAACTGATAAGCGCATAAAGGAATATACATAAAAAATACTTTTTGTTTCTTTCTTAAAAAATGAAAAAACAGCCACATTTAAAAATACCGCTTGAATTGTTTTAAAAAGGACGAAGTCCCCCGTGAAGAACCTGCACCCATACATCAAAAGAATCCATCCTGGCTGTCGTCTATCCTCCCCCCCTTCAAACAAATCAAAAAAATCAAAGTTATATACATCAAACTGTTTATATTCTTTCATATAATTAGGTAGATCAGTACCAACCTGAAACTGCAATGCTGATATAGCAATAAACCAAAGCAACAAAATATAATACCAAGTATTCTTATACCTCGATTGGTTTAAAATATCATACCATATTGCTATAAAAAGACAAAAGAGTAAAGAAAGGGTATATAACATTGATTAACGAACAAAACTTTTTGTGTATCTGAATAAATCGCTCACCTCATGTCTGAAAAACAATCCTGTAGCAAACACAACAACTAATAACAAAGAATATTTTACAAGTACATTACCCATCAAAAGTGTTACAATAGCACTAGCAGTAATAGCTATCACTGAAAAAAACATATATTTATACGATTCCACCACATGATAGTGTTTTTCACCAAGGTATGTTTTTAGAGTCATGGAAACTATAGCCGCTATTGATGTAGCAATAGCAATCCCAGGAATTCCCATTGGAATACGCAGTAACATACAGAAAAGAATATTAACGATAACAGAAACTATAAACACAATTATATTTAAATAAGTTTTCTTCGAAATGCCAATACCCATCCCTGTCGTCTCACCAATAATATAACAAATCGGCGCCAAAATCAAGAAAGGGAAAAACACTTTGGCAGCCCTATACTTCTCACCAAGCAATAAAAAAATAATATCTTGGGAAAGAACAACAAACAAACCAAATAGGGTTAAGACACAAACTAAATAGCGATGAACCTTAAAAAATTGCCCTGTTTGTGTTTTATAATTTTCATAAGTATAAGGCACCCAATAAGTATTAAATCCAGCTTGCACAAGTAGTATTATGTTTGCCAATGCTACAGCAGAAGTAAATATGCCAACACTATGATAATCCATGGTATTTTGCATTACGATCTGTGGAATAGAAGAGTTAGCCCACATCAAGATAGAAACCGGTATCAGTGGGATGGCAAAAGAAAATATTTCTTTTGTGACCTCCTTATCATACTTTCTTATTTTCTCAAAACGTTCTTTCTGTATCAATAAAAAAACTAACGCAAGAATAAGATGAGACACTGTCAACACTACTAAAGCTGGTTTATAAGAAGAATCCCAAAAACCCACCCCAATGTAAAGAACCTTAGAAATCAAAGCCATTAAGATACCTTGTATAGTATACAACTTAATATCCTTCTCCATCCGATATGTCAAGTTCAAGTATCTTAATGTAGCAGTACAAAAAACACTTAAGAAAAATAGCCACAACAGCAAATTGTCTTTCTCTTGAAACATCACTTGAGACAAAAAATCTCTAAATGGTATTGCAAGAATAACAAACAGCAAAATCAAGGAATAAGTCACTGCAAAACAAAATGTGAAAAGATATCCAACAGTTCTGTTATTAGGCCGTTCATAATAAAACCGAGCATAAGCCTGATCCAATCCTACTAAAATTAAAATTCCCCAAAGATTGGTATATGTATTAAATATATTTATCTTACCTAACACAGAAGGATCAAATAGTCGTGTAGATATAGGTGCAGATAAAAAACTTATAATAAAAGAAACCCAGGTTACAACAGAAAAACCTATAAATTTCTTAACAAATGACTTACCTGTCTCTGCCATTAGTCCACTATATTTTCTTTAAGAGATCGCGCTATCCTTTCCTCATTATAACGTTCCAAAACAATCTCCCTATTTCGTTGCTTGTCTTTAATGGATAACGGAGTATCTAAATCCTCTTCTTTCGCTGTCTCTATTGCAAAAACATTAAATCCGCAATCCACAAACCACTTATATAAAGGACTCCTTTCTGACATAAAAACCTTAACACCTAGGTAAAACCCCATAATTATAGTTCCTATAGACTCCTGTCTCCAGGCGGACATTATCATGGAGCGTACTTTAAGAAAAATCTGATTATAAACTTGGAGTGGAAGATAACTTGTAAGTACTTCAACTTTTTGAGGAAAAGAGGATTTATAAGCATTCTCAACTTCACTCACATATTGTTTGCTACCACCATAAGACAAAACAAGAGTAAATCTCAACTCATCTTTCAAATCCATTCTCTTCAGGAAATTCAGTACATACAAATGATTATTTGAGTAAGAAGCTGAGTTACCTACCATAATTGTATCACCGTCAAAGAAAGGAGTATCTTTCAACTTTCCTAAGACTTCTGATAATGAATAATTAAAAACCTCATAAGAATAGATCTTTCTTGAAGCATACTGTTCTATAAGCGCTACATCATAATAACAACAATGTTGAATACTATTTATTCGATGAGAAATATATTTAAATTGTTTATTGATTTGAAAGTTAAATTGATACTTATACCCTTTAACTTCAAGAGCCAGTTTAAATAAATATGGTAAATACCTCCTAAAGACTCTATATTTGTCATATCTCACAGGATCTGTATAGTATAACTTAAAACCATTTGGCTCCAAAAATTGATTATACAAATCAGCGCCATACACCTCCCAACAAACATGAACATCTATTGGTGCTGACTTGATAAAGTCAATCATATCCATTGTTAAATAATGAGCAATGATATGAGTATAGCTAGAGAAATCAAAGACCTTTCCTTCTTTTCTACCTTGATTTCGCAGAATCACTGGACATTCTTTATACTTACGCAAATGTTTAAAATCAGTAGTCAAACTAAATATAACAACATCATTATGATATGGAAAAACATTCTCATACACCCCAAGCATTCGCTCAATCACTTGATGATCTATAATTAAATGAAGTATTTTCATTAATCAATATTTTTAATATAATACCTACAACACAAACTTATTATCTTTATGCCAAGCCAAAGTTTTAGAAATACCTTCTGCTAACGCTATAAATCTCATATCTCCTATTATAGATAACAATTTACTTATATCCAATGTAAAATCGACTACATCGCTTTGGTGACAACATGTATATTCCCATCCAAAAGAAGGCAATTGTTTATGAATGGTTTCAACTATATCATTTAAAGAATATACAGACCCAGAGCCAATATTAACAATCTCATTCTTATAATTCATATTTATTAAAATGAATAGTATTCTGCAAAAATCTTCAATATAGATATAATCTTTACACCCTGTCCCATCTCCCCATATAGACAGTTTTTCACCTCTCAAAGCTTTTTGTATAGCAATATTTATAACTCCCTGCTTCGTTGAATAATGATATGGACCATATGGATTTGACAACCTGACAATTAGATAATCTAAGTCAAAGAGTCTTTTATAGAGATACATATAATTTTCAACAGCCAATTTGGTTATTCCATATGAAGATATCGGCTTAGCTACCTGATTTTCCGAATGAGCATTCGCCATGTCACCATAGATAGCCCCTCCAGAAGATAAATAGATTATTTTATGTGCCTTATATTTCTTGCACATTTCTAATAATTGAATAGTAGAAATCAAATTTGTTTCTATGTCATATCTATAGTCATTTGATGCAGCAGGAACTGTTGTGGTAACTAAATGCAAAACAACATCAAACTCAGCTTCATTCCTAAATATATTTTCTATGTCCAAAGTAGATGTTATATCGCCAGTATAAACCTTTGAAATAGAATTTATTTCCACTCCCTTAGGATGCTTATTTGTCCTATCAAATACTACAACTTCATACTGTCCAGAAAGATAATCATCAATAAACTTTAAAATATTTGTACCAATAAACCCAAAAGCTCCCAAAATCAATATCCGTATGCGCTCACCATGACTACATAATCCACCAACAATAGAAAATTCTTGGTTTGGATTGACTACTTGTGAATAAATAGAATTCATTGTCTTACAATTTTATCCGTGAAAAATAGATAGAACTTTTCATTAAATCTCCTTGATAATATGAAATATAAAGCATTCCGTCTTTTACAACTGCGCCAGGATACGCACTATCCATATCTGATGATAATTCAAGCAACATCACTAACTTGCCACTAGTTTGATCAACCTTAAATAGAGCTGTGCAATTCATCTTACCATTATAGGCACGCCCAACTGTATAAACGTTATCCTTATAAGTAAATAGTTTAGGACATCCGATCCGCATACCTCCATCTTTCCATTGCCATTGATCACCATCATTACTTATTCCCACATAAGCATTCTGTTTTCGTCGTACAACGGAGAAAAATTTATCCCCCAACTTCGCCACCGATGCCTCTGTCGGAGAATTATCAATTGTAGGTTTATCTACAAGTTTATAATTAATACCATTAAAAGATTTTACGAACGCAAAATAAGGTGCATAAATATAACCATAAGCTATTCCATCTATCCATGACACATCCCATAACCAATTCCAATCCATATTAGGTTTAAAACTTATAGGAATCAATTCTGTATGTGATTTATTGGAAGAGAAAAAGCTGACACATGATTTTCTTAAAACAGCCACTTTATTCTCATATTTTACTTCTTCTACCAACAGCATAACTTTTCCTTCCGGCGTTACTGTGAGTTTTGGATCCCGTAAATCTATACCATCTACACTATACGATAAAAAAGGCTGCCAACGTTTCCCGTTTTTTGAATGCAAAATTCTAATAATCCCAACATCTTCTCCGCTAGGATCATAATGTTTTTTTGCCTCCCGAAATGCACAATAAAAGCGTCCTTTATAATTAATCAATGATGTAAATGAAGCATAGGGTTTTCCCGTATATATTTTTTTTGTGGAAATTATGTATGGGGAAGAATCTTTCTCAGCACTAATACTCCCAGAATTCAAAACAATCATCAATAATAAAAGAAATCTTACCATGTTATTCTCTACCATATTCTACGCTTCCATGACCAGGATATAAACTTAAGTTACGAGACAATTGTATTATTCGTTGCTGAGAGATTTCTGCATCAACTCGATTACTATTAGGAAAAGAAGCAATCACTTTCAAGCCTGGTATATATGAATCACCACTGAAGAAACAGCCACTTACTGTATAACATAAACAGCTTTTGTCATGCCCCGGAGTCGCATAAACCGACACAAAACTATCATTGCCAGAAAAGAGCCTCAATTTTTCCCCTTCATTAATAGTAATAATATTCTCCGGCCGACAGCAAACGATATCTTCTGCCTCCATGTGATAACGTGAACAATTCAATTTAGGTGACAATAAAGCTGTTTTTCCAAATTCATTTGTATAGAGAATCAACTCAGGATATTGCCTCAACAGTTCATTAATACCATAAATATGGTCATAATGAGTATGAGTAAACAATACACCAACTAACTTTTTTCCTTCGGGAATAGCACCTATCACTTTATCCACATCTCCCGCATCAACAAGCCAGCATTCACTACTATTCTTCGTGTAAAGCAGGAATGTATTGGAATTGTAAACAGAGTTAATTATCTGTTTTATCGCCAGCATATCTTATCAACTCAGGAAAAACCCCGTCCGTAGACGTATCCATAACCATAGTCCCCCATGCCAAACCTGTACCAAAGGCACTACACACAATTTTCTTCCCATTAAATTTTTCTCTAAGTTTACTAATGATCATTAATGGTATAGATGTAGATGATGTATTACCAAAATCTGTGATATTATATATACACTTAGAATCATCAACTTTCAGCCGCTTTTGAATAAACTTATTAATCATTTGATTTGCCTGATGAATCAAGAAATAGTCTACATCAGCCTTATCTACTGCTAACTTAGATAAAAGTGCATTAATCTCTTTAGGAGCAGTATTTACTGCAAAAGAAAAAATACTATCTCCTTCCATATTCGCTTGGAGTCTATTTCTTAAAATATCATCCTTACACATTACATACTCAAAAGATTCTTTAGTTACAGGGTTTCTATATCCACCATCAGGAATAATCAGTGATTTAAAATTACTTCCATCAGTATGCATATCAAAGATGATCGGTGAAGCTGACGTATTAAATTCAAGAGCTGTAGCTGTTCCAGCATCACCAGCCAACAAATTTACTCTATCATAAGGAGATTTAGCTTTGGTAGATGTTTCCCCTACAAGCAATAGCCCTTTCTTTATTTTCCCAGCACTCAAAATTGCAGAAATTGTGGAAAGTCCGTAAATCCAACCAGGGCAACTCATAGTGATATCAAAACTCATACAGTTAGAAGAGAGTTTTAATCTATCTTGAAGAACACATGCTGTAGCTGGAAAAATATAATCCGGAGTTTGAGAGACAAATATCAAGCACTCAATATCTTCCTTTTTCCAATCCAATTCCTCAATTATTTTTTCTGCTGCCTCTAAACACAAATCAGAAGAACAAATTCCCTCTTCGGCAATATACCTTCTTTTGACTCCGGTGGTTTCTATGTATTTTTCTAATTCTTTTTTATCTTCTATGAGAGTAGAATCTATATTTTCAACTTGCTTCGGAGGTACGCAAGCAGAGATTCCTGCTATTTTTACATTATCTATCTTAAAAAATGCCATATTCGTTATCTAATTTCCGATAATTGATCTTACCAGACTCATTTCGATAAATTTCATCTACACATTTTACAGTTAAGGATGTTAAAGGAAGTCCTGTTTTTATTGAAATGAGTTTTTTAACTTGTTCTTCTTTTCCTGCCTCTGTTATATACACAAACATTCTATTATCATTTCCACTACATGCACAATCAATAAATAATCCATCTGCTACTATTTTCTCA
The nucleotide sequence above comes from Bacteroides intestinalis DSM 17393. Encoded proteins:
- a CDS encoding TDP-N-acetylfucosamine:lipid II N-acetylfucosaminyltransferase family protein; translated protein: MKILHLIIDHQVIERMLGVYENVFPYHNDVVIFSLTTDFKHLRKYKECPVILRNQGRKEGKVFDFSSYTHIIAHYLTMDMIDFIKSAPIDVHVCWEVYGADLYNQFLEPNGFKLYYTDPVRYDKYRVFRRYLPYLFKLALEVKGYKYQFNFQINKQFKYISHRINSIQHCCYYDVALIEQYASRKIYSYEVFNYSLSEVLGKLKDTPFFDGDTIMVGNSASYSNNHLYVLNFLKRMDLKDELRFTLVLSYGGSKQYVSEVENAYKSSFPQKVEVLTSYLPLQVYNQIFLKVRSMIMSAWRQESIGTIIMGFYLGVKVFMSERSPLYKWFVDCGFNVFAIETAKEEDLDTPLSIKDKQRNREIVLERYNEERIARSLKENIVD
- a CDS encoding lipopolysaccharide biosynthesis protein, with the translated sequence MAETGKSFVKKFIGFSVVTWVSFIISFLSAPISTRLFDPSVLGKINIFNTYTNLWGILILVGLDQAYARFYYERPNNRTVGYLFTFCFAVTYSLILLFVILAIPFRDFLSQVMFQEKDNLLLWLFFLSVFCTATLRYLNLTYRMEKDIKLYTIQGILMALISKVLYIGVGFWDSSYKPALVVLTVSHLILALVFLLIQKERFEKIRKYDKEVTKEIFSFAIPLIPVSILMWANSSIPQIVMQNTMDYHSVGIFTSAVALANIILLVQAGFNTYWVPYTYENYKTQTGQFFKVHRYLVCVLTLFGLFVVLSQDIIFLLLGEKYRAAKVFFPFLILAPICYIIGETTGMGIGISKKTYLNIIVFIVSVIVNILFCMLLRIPMGIPGIAIATSIAAIVSMTLKTYLGEKHYHVVESYKYMFFSVIAITASAIVTLLMGNVLVKYSLLLVVVFATGLFFRHEVSDLFRYTKSFVR
- a CDS encoding MBL fold metallo-hydrolase, whose translation is MLAIKQIINSVYNSNTFLLYTKNSSECWLVDAGDVDKVIGAIPEGKKLVGVLFTHTHYDHIYGINELLRQYPELILYTNEFGKTALLSPKLNCSRYHMEAEDIVCCRPENIITINEGEKLRLFSGNDSFVSVYATPGHDKSCLCYTVSGCFFSGDSYIPGLKVIASFPNSNRVDAEISQQRIIQLSRNLSLYPGHGSVEYGRE
- a CDS encoding NAD-dependent epimerase/dehydratase family protein, translating into MNSIYSQVVNPNQEFSIVGGLCSHGERIRILILGAFGFIGTNILKFIDDYLSGQYEVVVFDRTNKHPKGVEINSISKVYTGDITSTLDIENIFRNEAEFDVVLHLVTTTVPAASNDYRYDIETNLISTIQLLEMCKKYKAHKIIYLSSGGAIYGDMANAHSENQVAKPISSYGITKLAVENYMYLYKRLFDLDYLIVRLSNPYGPYHYSTKQGVINIAIQKALRGEKLSIWGDGTGCKDYIYIEDFCRILFILINMNYKNEIVNIGSGSVYSLNDIVETIHKQLPSFGWEYTCCHQSDVVDFTLDISKLLSIIGDMRFIALAEGISKTLAWHKDNKFVL
- a CDS encoding 3-oxoacyl-ACP synthase III family protein, translated to MAFFKIDNVKIAGISACVPPKQVENIDSTLIEDKKELEKYIETTGVKRRYIAEEGICSSDLCLEAAEKIIEELDWKKEDIECLIFVSQTPDYIFPATACVLQDRLKLSSNCMSFDITMSCPGWIYGLSTISAILSAGKIKKGLLLVGETSTKAKSPYDRVNLLAGDAGTATALEFNTSASPIIFDMHTDGSNFKSLIIPDGGYRNPVTKESFEYVMCKDDILRNRLQANMEGDSIFSFAVNTAPKEINALLSKLAVDKADVDYFLIHQANQMINKFIQKRLKVDDSKCIYNITDFGNTSSTSIPLMIISKLREKFNGKKIVCSAFGTGLAWGTMVMDTSTDGVFPELIRYAGDKTDN